In a genomic window of Labeo rohita strain BAU-BD-2019 chromosome 20, IGBB_LRoh.1.0, whole genome shotgun sequence:
- the otofa gene encoding otoferlin isoform X2, with protein sequence MALVVYLKTVKELRGKGDRIAKVTFRGLSFFSRVLENCEDEARFEQAFRWPIGSQVDGDEMLEIQVFNYSKVFTNRLIGTFRMVLQKVVEEGHLEVSDTLIDDNNTAIRTSISIEIKYQTMDGSVKVWSDGEFLDIPDDCDGTFQFETDSLLSGRSQSSGMSPGRTIHGIPTFRKTGKGVFSAMKLGKTRISKDDHKKGDDPAILDAEDLDRKAIRLGGGLDPDTISLASVTAVTTNVSNKRSKPDIKMEPSSGRPVDYQISVTVIEARQLVGLNMDPVVCVEIGEDKKYTSMKESTNCPYYNEYFVFDFHVPPDVMFDKILKISVIHSKNLLRSGTLVGTFKLDVGTVYLQPEHQFHHKWAMLSDPDDITAGCKGYVKCDIAVVGKGDNIKTPHKANEPDEDDIEGNLLLPEGVPSERQWARFYVKIHRAEGLPKMNTSIMANVKKAFIGENRDLVDPYVLVQFAGQKGKTSVQKSSYEPIWNEQVIFTEMFPPLCRRLKVQIRDSDKVNDVAIGTHFIDLRKIANDGDKGFLPTMGPAWVNMYGSTRNYTLMDEHQDLNEGLGEGVSFRARLLISIAVEILDTSSADIMSSTEVQIEPVSNISESATGKMEEFFLFGSFLEATMIDRKIGDKPISFEVTIGNYGNQIDGVSKPASAKKKKEGGGESEEEETELIHNSSDEEAEDDGDLMSVPSTPPMKPVITDRNYFHLPYFEKKPCIYIKSWWQDQRRRLYNSNIMDKIADKLEEGLNDVQEIIKTEKAYPERRLRGVLEELSTSCSRFVTLANKDQNLAGRTKLDKERLKSCMREMESMAQQAKTIRSQVKRNTVRDKLKLVFNFLHRLRFLADEPQHSIPDVFIWMISNNKRIAYARIPSKDILFSIVDEEMGKDCGKVKAVFLRLPGKKGFGPAGWTVQAKLEMYLWLGLNKQRKDFLSGLPSGFEENKATKGTGLQAVPPISLVYNMKQVFQLRAHMYQARSLFAADSSGLSDPFARVFFSTHSQVTEVLSETLCPTWDQLLVFDNVELYGEAGELRDDPPIIVIELYDQDTVGKAEFIGRTFAKPLTKMVDEHYGPPRFPPQLEYYQIYRGNCTAGDLLAAFELLQIPYDDEEIRRALIAVHDFAVPQIKIGPAGRAALPPIDGPTDSDRGPILPVPLGIRPVLSRYRIEVLFWGLRDLKRVNLAQVDRPRVDIECAGKGVQSALIQNYKKNPNFSTLVKWFEVDLPENELLHPPLNIRVVDCRAFGRYTLVGSHAVTSLRKFIYSPPDKTANNWAHTARLANGYMALTNGTSHSRPHTRPISHPSGDIVVNMDPEPNIKKMDTVVKIDATTDAVVKVDLNEDENQKEKKKKKKKKGEEVDEEEPDESMLDWWSKYFASIETMMENLRAQEAALAEAEEREDLEIAAESAEIKVDDFPMKGTKPKEKSKDKKSSKDKKKNQDGTEKRPLKPKVDELMVYSKELESDFGNFEDWLHTFNLYRGKAGDDDDHNVVDDDRIVGRFKGSLCMYKLPLSEEITREAGFDPNMGMFQSIPHNDPINVLIRIYIIRATDLHPADINGKADPYIVIRLGKSDIRDKENYISKQLNPVFGKSFDIEATFPMESMLTVAVYDWDLVGTDDLIGETKIDLENRYYSKHRATCGIASNYSVHGYNVWRDPQKPTQILAKLCKEAKLDGPHYGPGGRVKVANRIFLGPTEIEDESGLKKQTEEHLALTVLRHWEEIPRVGCKLIPEHVETRPLLNPDKPGIEQGRLEMWVDMFPMDVPAPGPAIDISPRKPKSFELRVIIWNTDDVVLEDDAFMTGEKMSDIYVRGWLKGQQEDKQDTDVHYHSLTGEGNFNWRFVFPFDYLMAEEKIVISKKESMFSWDETEYKIPARLTLQVWDADHFSADDFLGAIELDLNKFTRGAKTAKQCSLDMVLKEHELPSISIFKQKRVKGWWPFVARDENDEFELTGKVEAELHLLTAEEAEKNPVGLGRNEPEPLEKPNRPTTSLSWLLSPIRVTCIMCWRQYKLATVVTLLIISGLIFLGLLLFSLPSAFTQKIFNLF encoded by the exons GACAGGAAAAGGAGTGTTTTCAGCCATGAAACTAGGCAAGACTCGCATCTCTAAAGATGACCACAAAAAAGgag ATGATCCTGCCATTTTGGATGCAGAAGATTTGGATCGAAAGGCCATTCGTCTGGGCGGTGGACTTGACCCTGATACCATCTCACTGGCCTCTGTTACTGCAGTAACCACTAATGTCTCCAACAAAAG ATCAAAGCCTGACATTAAGATGGAGCCCAGTTCAGGGCGTCCTGTGGATTATCAG ATCAGTGTTACAGTAATCGAGGCCCGTCAGTTGGTTGGTTTGAACATGGATCCTGTGGTTTGTGTGGAAATTGGAGAAGACAAGAAGTATACATCAATGAAGGAGTCCACAAACTGCCCCTACTACAATGAG TACTTTGTCTTTGACTTCCATGTGCCTCCAGATGTCATGTTTGACAAGATCCTGAAGATATCA GTAATACATTCTAAAAACCTTCTAAGAAGTGGTACTCTGGTGGGTACCTTCAAACTAGATGTGGGAACTGTTTACTTACAACCTG AGCACCAGTTTCACCACAAATGGGCAATGCTGTCAGACCCTGATGACATCACAGCTGGCTGCAAAGGTTACGTTAAGTGTGACATTGCAGTCGTTGGAAAAGGAGACAACATCAAGACGCCCCACAAGGCCAATGAACCAGATGAGGATGACATAGAAGG GAATCTTCTTTTGCCGGAGGGAGTTCCATCGGAGAGGCAATGGGCTCGGTTTTATGTTAAGATTCATAGGGCTGAGGGACTACCTAAAATGAACACCAGCATCATGGCCAACGTAAAGAAAGCTTTTATCGGGGAGAACAGAGACCTTGTGGATCCTTATGTCCTTGTGCAATTTGCAGGGCAGAAG GGTAAAACGTCAGTTCAGAAGAGCAGCTACGAGCCCATCTGGAATGAGCAAGTAATCTTCACCGAGATGTTCCCACCTTTGTGTAGGCGACTGAAAGTTCAGATCCGTGATTCAGACAAGGTGAATGATGTTGCCATAGGAACCCATTTCATCGATCTACGAAAGATTGCGAACGATGGAGACAAAG GGTTCCTGCCCACTATGGGCCCAGCCTGGGTGAATATGTATGGCTCTACTCGTAACTACACCCTGATGGATGAGCACCAGGACTTGAACGAGGGGCTGGGGGAAGGCGTGTCCTTTAGGGCACGCCTTCTAATTAGTATAGCAGTGGAGATCCTGGACACCTCTTCTGCAGACATAATGAGCTCTACTGAGGTACAAATAGAGCCAGTGTCCAACATCTCAGAG AGTGCCACAGGGAAGATGGAGGagtttttcctttttgggtCGTTCTTGGAGGCCACAATGATAGACAGGAAAATTGGAGATAAACCCATCAGCTTTGAAGTCACTATCG GTAACTATGGTAACCAGATTGATGGTGTGAGCAAGCCTGCATCagcaaagaagaagaaagagggTGGAGGGGAGAGTGAAGAAGAGGAGACCGAGCTCATCCACAACTCCAGTGATGAAGAGGCAGAGGATGATGGAGATTTGATGTCTGTGCCGTCTACCCCACCTATGAAACCGGTTATCACTGACAG AAATTACTTCCACTTGCCTTACTTTGAAAAGAAACCCTGCATTTACATCAAGAGCTGGTGGCAAGACCAAAGGAGACGGCTGTACAACTCCAATATAATGGACAAGATTGCAGATAAACTG GAGGAAGGTCTGAATGATGTTCAAgaaatcataaaaacagaaaaggcGTATCCAGAACGCAGACTTAGAGGTGTATTAGAAGAACTTAGCACAAGTTGCAG CCGATTTGTTACACTGGCAAACAAAGATCAGAATTTAGCCGGAAGAACCAAACTGGACAAAGAGAGGCTGAAGTCCTGTATGAGAGAAATG GAGAGCATGGCTCAGCAGGCGAAGACTATCCGCTCACAAGTGAAGAGAAACACGGTTCGAGACAAACTCAAGCTAGTGTTCAATTTCCTTCACAGGCTTCGTTTCCTGGCAGATGAG CCCCAGCACAGCATCCCTGATGTGTTCATATGGATGATTAGCAACAACAAACGCATAGCATATGCCCGCATACCCTCCAAAGACATCCTGTTCTCAATTGTTGATGAAGAGATGGGAAAAGACTGTGGGAAAGTCAAAGCTGTTTTTCTCAGG CTGCCAGGAAAGAAAGGCTTTGGGCCTGCTGGCTGGACAGTTCAGGCTAAACTAGAGATGTATTTGTGGCTGGGGTTGAACAAACAGAGGAAAGACTTCTTGAGTGGCCTTCCTAgtggttttgaggaaaacaaggCAACGAAGGGAACAGGCTTACAGGCTGTTCCTCCCATCAGCCTGGTTtataaca TGAAGCAGGTGTTTCAGCTGAGGGCCCATATGTATCAGGCTCGCAGTCTGTTTGCTGCTGACAGTAGCGGCCTGTCTGACCCTTTTGCAAGGGTCTTCTTCTCCACCCACAGCCAGGTGACAGAG GTCCTCAGCGAGACTCTTTGTCCTACATGGGATCAGTTGCTTGTGTTTGATAATGTTGAACTCTATGGTGAGGCCGGTGAACTCCGTGATGATCCTCCAATCATTGTCATTGAACTGTACGACCAAGACACTGTG GGGAAAGCTGAATTCATTGGGCGAACATTTGCAAAGCCACTAACTAAGATGGTTGATGAACACTACGGGCCCCCACGGTTCCCCCCTCAGCTGGAGTACTATCAGATCTACAGAGGAAACTGCACTGCAGGAGATCTGTTGGCTGCTTTTGAGCTACTGCAG ATTCCTTATGATGATGAGGAGATCAGGAGGGCTCTTATTGCTGTCCATGACTTTGCTGTACCTCAGATCAAG ATTGGTCCAGCAGGGCGGGCAGCACTTCCTCCAATTGATGGCCCAACTGATTCAGACCGTGGACCCATTCTGCCTGTTCCATTGGGCATACGACCAGTTCTCAGCAGATATCGTATAGAG GTCTTGTTTTGGGGTCTGAGGGACCTTAAAAGAGTCAACCTGGCCCAGGTGGACAGGCCTCGTGTGGACATTGAGTGTGCAGGGAAAGGAGTTCAGTCAGCTCTCATTCAGAACTACAAAAAGAATCCAAACTTCAGCACGTTAGTGAAGTGGTTTGAAGTG GATCTGCCAGAAAATGAGCTACTTCATCCACCACTCAATATTCGGGTGGTGGACTGCAGGGCATTTGGACGCTACACCTTGGTCGGGTCTCATGCCGTGACCAGCCTTCGCAAGTTTATCTACAGCCCCCCAGACAAGACTGCTAACAACTGGGCTCACACAG CTAGACTGGCCAATGGCTACATGGCTCTCACGAATGGGACATCTCATTCCCGCCCCCACACCCGTCCCATTTCTCATCCCTCAGGTGATATTGTGGTCAATATGGACCCTGAACCCAACATTAAGAAGATGGACACAGTTGTCAAGATCGATGCT ACCACCGATGCTGTTGTTAAAGTTGACTTG aatgaggatgagaatcaaaaagagaaaaagaagaagaagaaaaagaagggaGAAGAAGTGGACGAAGAAGAGCCAGATGAGAGCATGTTGGACTGGTGGTCCAAATACTTTGCCTCAATAGAGACTATGATGGAG AATCTCAGAGCCCAGGAGGCCGCTCTGGCAGAGGCAGAGGAAAGAGAAGATTTGGAGATAGCAGCCGAGAGTGCAG AGATCAAAGTTGATGACTTTCCTATGAAAGGCACCAAACCCAAGGAAAAGAGCAAAGACAAGAAGAGCTCCAAGGACAAAAAGAAGAACCAAGATGGCACAGAAAAGCGACCTCTGAAACCAAAAGTTGATGAACTCATG GTGTACAGTAAAGAGCTGGAGAGTGACTTTGGTAACTTTGAGGACTGGCTCCACACCTTCAACCTGTATAGAGGAAAGGCTGGAGATGATGATGACCACAATGTGGTTGATGATGACAGGATTGTGGGCAGATTCAAG GGTTCCCTCTGTATGTATAAACTCCCACTGTCTGAGGAGATCACCAGGGAGGCAGGATTTGACCCGAACATGGGCATGTTCCAAAGTATTCCTCACAATGACCCCATCAATGTCCTCATAAGGATTTATATCATTAGA GCTACAGACTTGCATCCTGCGGATATAAATGGTAAAGCAGATCCTTACATAGTCATTCGTTTGGGAAAGTCAGATATTCGGGATAAGGAGAACTACATATCCAAACAGCTGAATCCTGTCTTTGGAAA GTCATTTGACATAGAGGCTACATTCCCAATGGAGTCCATGCTGACTGTGGCAGTATATGACTGGGATTTGGTTGGAACTGATGACCTGATTGGTGAGACTAAAATTGATTTGGAGAACAGATACTACAGCAAACACAGAGCCACATGTGGCATTGCATCCAACTACTCTGT CCATGGTTACAATGTGTGGCGGGACCCTCAGAAGCCAACTCAGATCCTTGCTAAGTTGTGCAAGGAAGCTAAATTGGATGGACCCCACTATGGACCTGGTGGGAGGGTCAAAGTTGCAAACCGCATCTTTCTTGGGCCAACAGAAATTGAGGATGAGAGTG GTCTGAAGAAGCAGACAGAAGAACACTTGGCTCTTACTGTTCTTAGGCATTGGGAGGAGATCCCACGTGTTGGTTGCAAACTCATCCCGGAGCATGTGGAAACCAGACCACTACTCAACCCGGACAAGCCAGGCATAGAACAG GGAAGGCTTGAAATGTGGGTGGACATGTTTCCTATGGATGTACCTGCACCAGGACCCGCCATTGACATATCACCGCGCAAACCAAAGAG CTTTGAGCTTCGTGTTATTATTTGGAACACTGATGACGTAGTTCTAGAGGACGATGCTTTCATGACAGGAGAGAAGATGTCTGACATCTATGTCAGGGG CTGGCTAAAAGGACAACAGGAGGATAAACAGGACACAGACGTGCATTATCACTCTCTGACTGGGGAAGGAAACTTCAACTGGCGCTTTGTCTTCCCTTTTGACTATCTCATGGCTGAGGAGAAGATAGTCATCTCTAAAAAAGAATCTATGTTTTCCTGGGATGAGACTGAGTACAAGATTCCTGCTCGACTCACCCTTCAAGTATGGGATGCTGACCATTTCTCTGCAGATGACTTCCTGG gTGCGATTGAGTTGGACTTGAATAAGTTTACTCGTGGGGCAAAAACAGCTAAGCAGTGCTCTCTCGACATGGTTCTCAAGGAGCATGAGCTGCCATCCATCTCCATCTTTAAACAGAAGAGAGTAAAGGGCTGGTGGCCATTTGTGGCCCGGGATGAGAATGATGAATTCGAGCTCACA GGAAAAGTGGAGGCAGAGCTCCATCTACTGACAGCAGAGGAGGCAGAGAAAAATCCAGTCGGCCTTGGGCGGAATGAACCTGAGCCACTTGAGAAACCAAA TCGTCCGACTACCAGCTTGTCGTGGTTGTTGAGTCCAATACGGGTGACCTGCATAATGTGTTGGCGGCAGTATAAATTGGCAACAGTGGTGACACTGCTCATCATAAGTGGACTGATCTTTTTGGGCCTCCTGTTATTTTCCCTTCCTTCAGCTTTCACCCAGAAGATCTTCAATCTCTTCTAA